One window of the Runella slithyformis DSM 19594 genome contains the following:
- a CDS encoding DUF4142 domain-containing protein, whose translation MKTKLIWVSALVLMWGFTACNSSENKDTTDSTADTAVMSSDSASDAQNEDTEFMNEAASGGMMEVELGQLAANKAVSADVKKFAQMMVDDHTKANNELKSLAAQKGITLPAMLMEKHQKMVNDLTAKTGKEFDKEYMNRMVDDHKEDIDAFEKAADNGNDADIKAFAAKTLPTLKHHLQMAEQTEKKTDKM comes from the coding sequence ATGAAAACAAAACTGATTTGGGTGTCGGCTCTCGTCCTGATGTGGGGCTTCACCGCTTGTAATTCTTCCGAAAACAAAGACACGACCGATTCTACCGCCGATACGGCAGTGATGTCTTCCGATTCGGCTTCTGATGCTCAGAACGAAGATACAGAGTTTATGAATGAAGCGGCCAGCGGGGGCATGATGGAAGTGGAGCTGGGCCAATTGGCGGCCAATAAAGCGGTATCGGCTGATGTAAAGAAATTTGCGCAAATGATGGTCGACGACCACACCAAAGCCAACAATGAATTGAAATCATTGGCCGCCCAAAAAGGCATTACACTTCCCGCCATGCTCATGGAAAAACACCAAAAAATGGTCAATGACCTGACCGCCAAAACCGGTAAAGAATTTGACAAAGAGTACATGAATAGGATGGTGGATGACCACAAAGAAGATATCGACGCGTTTGAAAAAGCCGCTGATAACGGAAATGACGCGGATATAAAGGCATTTGCTGCCAAAACGCTTCCGACCTTGAAACACCATTTGCAAATGGCGGAACAAACGGAGAAGAAAACCGATAAGATGTAA
- the proB gene encoding glutamate 5-kinase: MSKPILVLKFGSAAITKGNGELNQLVMVEIARQVAQLYAEYHLVIVSSGAVAAGRQYIRHYAGEIAQRKAAAAIGNLLLLNKYAQFFAPYEIPVAQSLCERGHFANRDQFLQMKETFQELWDNGIIPIVNENDVVSSRELKFSDNDELATLIAVGFGADTLMLCTSVGGLLDDRGTIIRKVAQVNDVFKYVRTDKSSVGLGGMTSKLTFAKLAMRMGIRTIIFGMAEPDSILRALREETGTVFAPQESALSARNRWLGSGSLVAGRIRIDSGAAQALQNRKSLLAVGIKEVEGDFEAGEAVEIVDEEGASVAVAKAKEASGIITKNLRTQNFEVANANDIVLL, translated from the coding sequence ATGTCAAAACCCATCTTAGTACTGAAATTCGGGAGCGCAGCCATTACAAAAGGCAATGGCGAGCTGAATCAATTGGTCATGGTTGAGATTGCGCGACAGGTCGCGCAGTTGTACGCAGAATATCATTTGGTGATTGTGTCGTCGGGAGCGGTAGCGGCCGGCCGGCAATATATCCGTCATTATGCCGGCGAGATCGCCCAGCGGAAAGCCGCCGCTGCGATCGGAAACCTGCTGTTGTTGAATAAATACGCGCAGTTTTTTGCCCCTTACGAGATTCCCGTGGCCCAAAGCCTTTGCGAGCGGGGGCATTTTGCCAACCGGGATCAGTTTTTGCAGATGAAAGAAACCTTTCAGGAACTGTGGGACAACGGCATCATTCCGATCGTAAACGAAAATGACGTGGTCAGCAGCCGGGAGTTAAAATTTTCGGACAACGACGAATTGGCCACCCTCATCGCCGTTGGTTTCGGGGCCGATACGCTGATGCTCTGTACGTCGGTCGGCGGTTTGCTTGATGACCGGGGAACGATCATTCGCAAAGTAGCACAGGTCAATGATGTGTTTAAATATGTACGGACCGATAAATCCAGCGTAGGTTTGGGCGGAATGACCTCTAAGCTGACCTTCGCCAAACTGGCCATGCGCATGGGTATTCGGACCATTATCTTTGGCATGGCCGAACCCGACAGTATTTTAAGAGCGCTGCGCGAAGAAACGGGAACGGTGTTTGCGCCGCAGGAAAGTGCCCTTTCGGCCCGCAATCGCTGGCTCGGGAGCGGTAGCCTGGTGGCAGGTCGTATCCGTATCGACAGCGGAGCCGCTCAGGCGCTGCAAAATCGAAAAAGCCTGTTAGCAGTAGGTATCAAAGAAGTGGAAGGAGATTTTGAAGCAGGGGAAGCCGTCGAAATTGTGGATGAAGAAGGTGCGTCGGTGGCGGTGGCAAAGGCCAAAGAGGCGTCCGGTATAATTACGAAAAACCTTCGGACCCAAAATTTTGAAGTGGCCAATGCCAATGATATAGTGTTGCTTTAA
- a CDS encoding Hsp20/alpha crystallin family protein, translating to MATLVKTNGNFPTLFGNVFGKDMNDIFAPATLSNYGVPAVNIAEHEGGFRLEVAAPGLKKEDFKINLENNVLTISAQKEQKNEESTEKYTRKEFSFTSFRRAFTLPNTIDSEQINAAYTDGVLKIELPKKEEAKKTPRTIEIG from the coding sequence ACTTTATTCGGAAATGTATTCGGCAAAGATATGAATGACATTTTTGCCCCTGCAACCTTAAGCAACTACGGCGTACCTGCCGTCAATATTGCAGAACATGAGGGTGGTTTCCGGCTGGAAGTAGCCGCTCCCGGCTTGAAAAAAGAAGATTTCAAGATCAATCTGGAAAACAACGTATTGACCATCTCGGCCCAAAAGGAGCAGAAAAACGAAGAAAGCACCGAAAAATACACGCGCAAAGAGTTCAGCTTTACAAGCTTCCGTCGTGCGTTTACGTTACCAAACACCATTGACAGCGAGCAGATCAACGCTGCTTATACCGACGGTGTGTTGAAGATTGAACTTCCCAAGAAAGAAGAAGCGAAAAAAACACCCCGTACGATCGAAATCGGCTAA